CCCCTCCGGCCTCGGGAGAGATCGTGTCCGTGATCCCTGGCAGCCACGCCGACTTGCTGGAACGGCCTTTGTTCTGCCACCTGGCGACGCTCCGGGCAGACGGCACGCCACACGTGAACCCCATGTGGTTCCTCTGGGACGGCGACTGCCTCTCCTTCACCACTTCGACTCGGCGTGCGAAGTACAGGGAGCTGGTGGACCGGCCCGATGCCGCGGTCTCGATCAACGATCCGGAAGCGCCATACCGGTATCTGGAGGTGCGCGGGCGGGTCGAGCGGATCGAACCCGACACGACCGGGGAGTTCTTCGACGTGCTCGCCAAGCGCTACGGTCTTGCGACGGACGGGCCGGTGGGCGACGCACCCCAGCGGGTGCGCATATTCCTGAGGCCGACCCACACGACGTCTCAGTAGCCGTCCACGCAACC
This genomic window from Actinospica robiniae DSM 44927 contains:
- a CDS encoding PPOX class F420-dependent oxidoreductase; the protein is MSVIPGSHADLLERPLFCHLATLRADGTPHVNPMWFLWDGDCLSFTTSTRRAKYRELVDRPDAAVSINDPEAPYRYLEVRGRVERIEPDTTGEFFDVLAKRYGLATDGPVGDAPQRVRIFLRPTHTTSQ